Proteins encoded together in one Kutzneria kofuensis window:
- a CDS encoding DUF3099 domain-containing protein, whose translation MKGSDRDDTPVLITGAAPSYADQARARKRKYTIMMLMRIPCLLLAVVFINVWWLALLFLVLSIPLPWVAVLIANDRPPRKQEEINRYNAEKAARRALAREVSPDDTPADGKEPPAPPRAIGG comes from the coding sequence GTGAAGGGCTCTGACCGGGACGACACACCGGTACTGATCACCGGGGCCGCGCCCTCGTACGCGGACCAGGCCCGGGCACGCAAGCGCAAGTACACGATCATGATGCTGATGCGCATCCCGTGCCTGCTGCTGGCCGTCGTGTTCATCAACGTCTGGTGGCTGGCGCTGCTGTTCCTGGTGCTGTCGATCCCGCTGCCGTGGGTGGCCGTGCTGATCGCCAACGACCGGCCGCCGCGCAAGCAGGAGGAGATCAACCGCTACAACGCGGAGAAGGCCGCCCGCCGGGCGCTGGCCCGCGAGGTCTCGCCGGACGACACCCCGGCGGACGGCAAGGAACCGCCGGCCCCGCCCCGCGCCATCGGGGGCTGA
- a CDS encoding carbohydrate kinase family protein has product MTVIVVGDAALDVVARHHSPIAHAGDSRADIALAVGGAGANTAAWLASFGVDTVLVGRVGDDMAGRQVRSELSSAGVRCALATDRTAPTCCVVVLVDGDGQRSMLADRGANARLEGSDLTVNLLETASHLHLSGYVLLDPASRNAGLEMLAAARGAGLTTSVDPQAALHIVTQGAETFLAMVAGVDLLLPNAEELAALTGSRDPSAAAALLDHVGAVAVTTGPDGASWVDRVGRWDVPAAPATCVDSTGAGDAFDAGLLAAWLRGQPPLEVLRAGVAAGSKAVSRVGAQPS; this is encoded by the coding sequence ATGACGGTCATCGTGGTCGGCGACGCCGCCCTGGACGTCGTCGCCCGGCACCACAGCCCGATCGCGCACGCCGGCGACTCCCGTGCGGACATCGCGCTGGCGGTCGGCGGGGCGGGTGCGAACACTGCGGCGTGGCTGGCGTCGTTCGGCGTCGACACCGTGCTGGTCGGGCGGGTCGGCGACGACATGGCCGGCCGGCAGGTCCGGTCGGAGCTGTCGTCGGCCGGCGTGCGCTGCGCCCTGGCCACCGACCGGACCGCCCCGACCTGCTGCGTCGTCGTGCTGGTCGACGGTGACGGCCAGCGCAGCATGCTGGCCGACCGGGGCGCGAACGCGCGGTTGGAGGGCTCGGACCTGACCGTCAACCTGCTGGAGACGGCCAGTCATCTCCACCTGTCCGGCTACGTGCTGCTGGATCCGGCCTCGCGGAACGCCGGCCTGGAGATGCTCGCGGCGGCGCGCGGGGCCGGGCTGACGACATCCGTGGACCCGCAGGCGGCGTTGCACATCGTCACGCAGGGGGCGGAGACGTTCCTGGCGATGGTGGCCGGCGTGGACCTGCTGCTGCCGAACGCCGAGGAGCTGGCGGCGCTGACCGGCTCGCGGGACCCGTCGGCCGCCGCGGCGCTGTTGGACCACGTCGGGGCCGTCGCCGTGACGACCGGGCCGGACGGGGCCAGTTGGGTCGACCGTGTCGGCCGCTGGGACGTGCCGGCGGCCCCCGCGACCTGCGTGGACTCGACCGGCGCCGGGGACGCGTTCGACGCCGGGCTGCTCGCGGCGTGGCTGCGCGGGCAGCCGCCGCTGGAGGTGCTGCGGGCCGGGGTGGCGGCGGGGTCGAAGGCGGTGTCCCGGGTCGGGGCCCAGCCGTCCTGA
- a CDS encoding pseudouridine-5'-phosphate glycosidase has translation MGTQPQVSAEVAAAIAEGGAVVALESTILAHGLPPGRNREVADRVEQVVRDAGAVPATIAVLDGRPVVGLDGKQLDRVCDPAAGLVKLSRRDLGPAIALGRDGATTVAGTASIAARAGIGVFATGGLGGVHRGAAESWDVSADLGVLAETPVLVVCSGVKSVLDIGATLELLETSSVPVLGYRTDRFPAFYLRESEFGVPWRVDDPAQAAAAVRAHREHAPGQAGVLLANPVPVEHEMDRELHDRLLAEGLELLVTRNVRGKDVTPVLLEHFHSASGGVSLDTNEQLVLSNARLAAAVAVELGQAELAR, from the coding sequence ATGGGTACACAACCGCAGGTCAGCGCCGAGGTGGCGGCCGCTATCGCCGAGGGCGGGGCGGTGGTGGCGCTGGAGAGCACGATCCTGGCGCACGGGCTGCCGCCGGGCCGCAACCGCGAGGTCGCGGACCGGGTGGAGCAGGTCGTCCGGGACGCCGGCGCGGTGCCGGCGACGATCGCGGTGCTGGACGGACGGCCGGTCGTCGGCCTGGACGGCAAGCAGCTGGACCGGGTGTGCGACCCGGCGGCGGGGCTGGTGAAGCTGTCGCGACGGGACCTGGGGCCGGCGATCGCGCTGGGCCGGGACGGGGCGACGACGGTGGCCGGCACGGCGTCGATCGCGGCGCGGGCGGGCATCGGGGTGTTCGCGACCGGCGGTCTCGGCGGCGTGCACCGGGGCGCGGCGGAGAGCTGGGACGTGTCGGCCGACCTGGGCGTGCTGGCCGAGACGCCGGTGCTGGTGGTGTGCTCGGGCGTGAAGTCGGTGCTGGACATCGGGGCGACGCTGGAGCTGCTGGAGACGAGCTCGGTGCCGGTGCTGGGCTACCGGACGGACCGGTTCCCGGCGTTCTACCTGCGTGAGTCGGAGTTCGGCGTGCCGTGGCGGGTGGACGACCCGGCCCAGGCGGCCGCGGCCGTGCGGGCGCATCGGGAGCATGCGCCGGGTCAGGCCGGCGTGCTGCTGGCCAACCCGGTGCCGGTGGAGCACGAGATGGACCGTGAGCTGCACGACCGGCTGCTCGCCGAGGGGCTGGAGCTGCTCGTCACGCGGAACGTGCGGGGCAAGGACGTCACGCCCGTGCTGCTGGAGCACTTCCACTCGGCCAGCGGGGGCGTGAGCCTGGACACCAACGAGCAGTTGGTGCTGTCCAACGCGCGGCTGGCCGCCGCTGTGGCTGTTGAGCTGGGGCAGGCGGAGCTGGCTCGATGA
- a CDS encoding DUF3039 domain-containing protein: protein MTQTLPDTDTRPEGTDTTGDDTPKMFHYVRKAKIAESAVMGTHVVALCGEVFPVTKSPKPGSPVCPECKKIYEAMAE from the coding sequence ATGACCCAGACGCTGCCCGACACCGACACCCGGCCGGAAGGCACCGACACCACCGGCGACGACACGCCGAAGATGTTCCACTACGTGCGCAAGGCGAAGATCGCCGAGAGCGCCGTGATGGGCACGCACGTGGTGGCGCTGTGCGGCGAGGTGTTCCCCGTCACCAAGTCGCCGAAGCCCGGTTCGCCGGTCTGCCCGGAGTGCAAGAAGATCTACGAGGCGATGGCCGAGTAG
- a CDS encoding YihY/virulence factor BrkB family protein codes for MGQQPEQDTGAVAPAKRGPWRLAVRTASKAWFGDIFSEAAEAAFWQTLSLPPLLLGLLGCLSFVGDWFGPQIVTAVQSKILSFCHTIFSPNVVDQIIAPTVVSILTGAHTEVASIGFLISLWAGSSAMASFVDAITAAYGQHDVRHPVWQRIFALFMYIVGLVLAVIGLPLLALGPDLLATVVPGQWRPLVQQLLSTFYYPVMAVLLVLALTTLYKVALPRKLPWHRGLPGAALAMVMFLLSSIGLRLYIGWITTTGYTYGALATPIAFLLFTFFIGMAIIVGAHFNSAIEEFWPAKMTRRQRRKWRRLELERAAVKIRAGEQARAWLDAQPESKDANGTEPHDGVTEKWQAPSPADVNDTEVLRRPSAERQN; via the coding sequence ATGGGTCAGCAGCCTGAGCAGGACACCGGCGCGGTCGCACCCGCCAAGCGGGGGCCGTGGCGGCTCGCGGTGCGCACGGCGAGCAAGGCCTGGTTCGGCGACATCTTCTCGGAGGCCGCGGAGGCGGCGTTCTGGCAGACGCTGTCCCTGCCGCCGCTGCTGCTGGGTCTGCTCGGCTGCCTGAGCTTCGTCGGCGACTGGTTCGGGCCGCAGATCGTCACCGCCGTGCAGTCCAAGATCCTTTCGTTCTGCCACACCATATTCAGTCCGAACGTCGTTGATCAAATCATCGCCCCGACGGTGGTGAGCATCCTCACCGGCGCGCACACCGAGGTGGCGTCGATCGGCTTCCTGATCTCGCTGTGGGCCGGCTCGTCGGCGATGGCCTCGTTCGTGGACGCGATCACCGCGGCGTACGGGCAGCACGACGTGCGGCATCCCGTGTGGCAGCGCATCTTCGCGCTGTTCATGTACATCGTCGGGCTGGTGCTGGCGGTGATCGGGCTGCCGCTGCTGGCGCTGGGGCCGGACCTGCTGGCCACCGTCGTGCCCGGGCAGTGGCGGCCGCTGGTGCAGCAGCTGCTGAGCACGTTCTACTACCCGGTGATGGCGGTGCTGCTGGTGCTGGCGCTGACCACCCTCTACAAGGTCGCGCTGCCGCGGAAGCTGCCGTGGCACCGGGGGCTGCCGGGCGCGGCGCTGGCGATGGTGATGTTCCTGCTGTCCAGCATCGGGCTGCGGCTGTACATCGGGTGGATCACCACCACCGGCTACACCTACGGGGCGCTGGCCACGCCGATCGCGTTCCTGCTGTTCACGTTCTTCATCGGCATGGCGATCATCGTCGGCGCGCACTTCAACAGCGCGATCGAGGAGTTCTGGCCGGCCAAGATGACCCGGCGGCAGCGGCGGAAGTGGCGGCGGCTGGAGCTGGAGCGGGCCGCGGTGAAGATCCGGGCCGGCGAGCAGGCGCGGGCGTGGCTCGACGCGCAGCCGGAGTCCAAGGACGCCAACGGAACCGAGCCGCACGACGGCGTCACCGAGAAGTGGCAGGCTCCGTCGCCCGCCGACGTCAACGACACCGAGGTGTTGCGGCGTCCGTCGGCGGAGCGGCAGAACTAG
- a CDS encoding DEAD/DEAH box helicase gives MTDTLNPTTTAARPLRAWQRRALTKYLTTKPQDFLAVATPGAGKTTFGLRVAAELLADRTVERVTIVTPTEHLKHQWAKSAAEAGIAIDSNFRNGAGQTSNDYNGVAVTYAQVAAHPTLHRVRTENRKTLVILDEVHHGGDAKSWGDAIREAFTPAVRRLALTGTPFRSDDSPIPFVNYEPDGAGQMRSRADHSYGYADALRDGVVRPVLFLAYSGEASWRTGAGEEFTARLGEPLTQEQTARAWRTALDPTGEWMPSVISAADQRLNQVRQSIPDAGAMVLASDQESAKAYAAIITQLTGEEPTVVLSDDPKATGRIAEYSAGQARWLVAVRMVSEGVDVPRLAVGVYATSSSTPLFFAQAIGRFVRSRRPGETASVFLPSVPVLLQLAAELEAERDHVLGKPHREKDGWDDELLKDANRTKDEDGEEEKGYTSLGASAELDQLIFDGNSFGTAAMVGTAEEQDYLGLPGLLEPDQVRTLLRQRQAKQLADVSARKAAEPEPAPQPARPRTTQERLAELRRELNTLVSMHHHRTKKPHGKIHSELRAYCGGPPTAMASVEQLEERIATLRSW, from the coding sequence TTGACGGACACCCTCAACCCCACGACAACCGCCGCACGACCGCTCCGGGCCTGGCAGCGCCGCGCGCTGACCAAGTACCTGACCACCAAGCCGCAGGACTTCCTCGCGGTCGCCACCCCTGGCGCCGGCAAGACCACCTTCGGCCTGCGGGTGGCCGCCGAGCTGCTGGCCGACCGCACGGTCGAGCGTGTCACCATCGTCACGCCGACCGAGCACCTCAAGCACCAGTGGGCGAAGTCGGCCGCCGAGGCGGGCATCGCGATCGACTCGAACTTCCGCAACGGCGCCGGCCAGACCTCGAACGACTACAACGGCGTCGCCGTCACCTACGCCCAGGTCGCGGCCCATCCGACGCTGCACCGCGTGCGCACGGAGAACCGCAAGACGCTGGTGATCCTGGACGAGGTCCACCACGGCGGCGACGCGAAGTCCTGGGGTGACGCGATCCGCGAGGCGTTCACGCCGGCGGTGCGCCGGCTGGCGCTGACCGGCACCCCGTTCCGCAGCGACGACAGCCCGATCCCGTTCGTCAACTACGAGCCCGACGGCGCCGGCCAGATGCGCAGCCGCGCGGATCACTCGTACGGGTACGCCGACGCGCTGCGCGACGGCGTGGTCCGGCCGGTGTTGTTCCTGGCCTACTCGGGCGAGGCGAGCTGGCGGACCGGCGCGGGCGAGGAATTCACCGCCCGACTGGGTGAACCGCTGACGCAGGAGCAGACCGCCCGGGCCTGGCGCACCGCGCTCGATCCGACCGGCGAGTGGATGCCGTCCGTGATCAGCGCCGCCGACCAGCGGCTGAACCAGGTACGCCAGTCCATCCCGGACGCCGGCGCGATGGTGCTGGCCTCGGACCAGGAGTCGGCCAAGGCGTACGCGGCGATCATCACGCAGCTCACCGGCGAGGAGCCGACGGTCGTCCTCTCCGACGACCCCAAGGCCACCGGCCGGATCGCCGAGTACTCGGCGGGCCAGGCCCGCTGGCTGGTCGCGGTCCGGATGGTGAGTGAGGGCGTCGACGTGCCGCGGCTGGCCGTCGGTGTGTACGCGACCAGCTCGTCCACGCCGCTGTTCTTCGCGCAGGCGATCGGCCGCTTCGTGCGGTCCCGGCGCCCCGGCGAGACGGCCAGTGTGTTCCTGCCGAGCGTCCCCGTGCTGCTGCAGCTGGCGGCCGAGCTGGAGGCGGAGCGCGACCATGTGCTCGGCAAGCCGCACCGCGAGAAGGACGGCTGGGACGACGAACTCCTGAAGGACGCCAACCGCACCAAGGACGAGGACGGCGAGGAGGAGAAGGGCTACACCTCGCTGGGCGCCTCGGCCGAGCTGGACCAGCTGATCTTCGACGGGAACTCGTTCGGCACCGCGGCCATGGTCGGCACCGCCGAGGAGCAGGACTATCTGGGCCTGCCCGGCCTGCTGGAGCCCGATCAGGTGCGTACGCTGCTGCGGCAGCGGCAGGCCAAGCAGCTGGCCGACGTGTCGGCGCGCAAGGCCGCCGAGCCGGAGCCGGCGCCGCAGCCCGCGCGCCCCCGTACCACCCAGGAGCGGCTGGCCGAGCTGCGGCGCGAGCTGAACACGCTGGTGTCGATGCACCACCACCGCACCAAGAAGCCGCACGGCAAGATCCACAGCGAGCTGCGCGCCTACTGCGGCGGCCCGCCCACGGCGATGGCCTCGGTCGAGCAGCTCGAGGAGCGCATCGCCACGCTGCGTTCGTGGTGA
- a CDS encoding sugar ABC transporter substrate-binding protein, whose product MRSRTLAVLAASTGLALAVTACGANSSSGSGGSGSSGSNTAGSGAKVGVILPETASSARWEGFDHPLLEKALKAKGFDPIIQNAQGDDQKVSQLADQMLSQGVKVLILASTTGDVGAAVEKKAEAQGVPVIDYDRLNAGGSAAYYVSFDNVKVGTLQGQGLADALKGKPAGAQVIEIEGAPTDNNATLFNQGQQQVLKPLYDNGTLKKVNSQFIDKWDNQTGGQVFEQFLTANGGHVDGVLAANDGLAGAVITVLKKNNLNGKVPVTGQDATADGLKAILRGDQYMTVFKPIDKEANAAADLAAALINNSKADADKVANQKVTDPKTKREVASLLLDPQSITKDTVKDVIAAGAVPKGDVCTGDVAPLCASAGIN is encoded by the coding sequence ATGCGGAGCAGAACTCTCGCCGTGCTCGCCGCGAGCACCGGGCTCGCGCTGGCGGTCACCGCGTGTGGAGCCAACAGCAGCAGCGGCAGCGGCGGCTCCGGCTCGTCGGGTAGCAACACGGCCGGCAGCGGCGCCAAGGTCGGCGTCATCCTGCCGGAGACCGCGTCGTCCGCCCGCTGGGAGGGCTTCGACCACCCGCTGCTGGAGAAGGCGCTCAAGGCCAAGGGCTTCGACCCGATCATCCAGAACGCGCAGGGTGACGACCAGAAGGTCTCGCAGCTCGCCGACCAGATGCTCAGCCAGGGCGTCAAGGTGCTGATCCTGGCCTCGACCACCGGTGACGTGGGCGCCGCGGTCGAGAAGAAGGCCGAGGCCCAGGGCGTGCCGGTCATCGACTACGACCGCCTCAACGCCGGTGGCAGCGCCGCCTACTACGTCTCGTTCGACAACGTGAAGGTCGGCACGCTGCAGGGGCAGGGGCTCGCGGACGCGCTCAAGGGCAAGCCGGCCGGCGCGCAGGTCATCGAGATCGAGGGCGCGCCGACCGACAACAACGCGACGCTGTTCAACCAGGGCCAGCAGCAGGTGCTCAAGCCGCTGTACGACAACGGCACCCTGAAGAAGGTCAACAGCCAGTTCATCGACAAGTGGGACAACCAGACCGGTGGCCAGGTCTTCGAGCAGTTCCTGACCGCCAACGGCGGTCACGTGGACGGCGTGCTCGCGGCCAACGACGGTCTGGCCGGCGCGGTCATCACCGTGCTGAAGAAGAACAACCTCAACGGCAAGGTCCCGGTCACCGGCCAGGACGCCACCGCGGACGGCCTCAAGGCCATCCTGCGCGGCGACCAGTACATGACCGTGTTCAAGCCGATCGACAAGGAGGCGAACGCCGCCGCCGATCTGGCCGCCGCCCTGATCAACAACAGCAAGGCGGACGCGGACAAGGTCGCCAACCAGAAGGTCACCGACCCGAAGACCAAGCGTGAGGTCGCCTCCCTGCTGCTCGACCCGCAGTCGATCACCAAGGACACCGTCAAGGACGTCATCGCGGCCGGCGCCGTGCCCAAGGGCGACGTCTGCACCGGCGACGTGGCCCCGCTCTGCGCGTCCGCGGGCATCAACTGA
- a CDS encoding ATP-binding cassette domain-containing protein: MTEPILELRGINKSFGPVHVLHDVDLVIRPGEVTALVGDNGAGKSTVVKCIAGIHPIDSGEVLFNGEPVHVNGPRDAAALGIEVVYQDLALCDNLDIVQNMFLGRERGNYGMLDESDMEQAARETLASLSVRTVKSVRTLVASLSGGQRQTVAIAKAVLWDSKVVLLDEPTAALGVAQTRQVLDLVRRLADQGLGVVLISHNMNDVFEVADTISTLYLGRMVAQLPAKDLTNTQVVELITAGRSGDIGLAKPEVATV; this comes from the coding sequence ATGACCGAGCCGATCCTCGAACTGCGCGGGATCAACAAGAGCTTCGGGCCCGTCCACGTGCTGCACGACGTGGACCTCGTGATCCGCCCCGGAGAGGTGACCGCGCTCGTCGGCGACAACGGCGCCGGCAAGTCCACGGTGGTCAAGTGCATCGCGGGCATCCACCCCATCGACTCCGGCGAGGTGCTGTTCAACGGCGAGCCGGTGCACGTGAACGGCCCGCGGGACGCGGCCGCGCTGGGCATCGAGGTCGTCTACCAGGACCTCGCGCTGTGCGACAACCTCGACATCGTCCAGAACATGTTCCTCGGCCGCGAGCGCGGCAACTACGGCATGCTCGACGAGTCCGACATGGAGCAGGCGGCCCGCGAGACCCTCGCGTCGCTGTCGGTGCGCACGGTCAAGTCGGTGCGCACCCTGGTCGCGTCGCTGTCCGGCGGCCAGCGGCAGACCGTGGCCATCGCCAAGGCCGTGCTGTGGGACAGCAAGGTCGTCCTGCTGGACGAGCCGACCGCCGCGCTGGGCGTGGCGCAGACCCGCCAGGTGCTCGACCTGGTGCGCCGGCTGGCCGACCAGGGCCTGGGCGTGGTCCTGATCAGCCACAACATGAACGACGTCTTCGAGGTCGCGGACACCATCTCGACGCTGTACCTGGGCCGGATGGTCGCCCAGCTGCCGGCCAAGGACCTGACCAACACCCAGGTCGTCGAGCTGATCACCGCCGGCCGGTCCGGCGACATCGGCCTGGCCAAGCCCGAAGTCGCCACGGTCTGA
- a CDS encoding sugar ABC transporter permease, whose product MTDTPAAAPPSDPKPSEKPAANKQDAAIADFGIDTTSRSTGQALRDYVDRVRGGELGSLPALAGLIVLLIVFTAVSSTFLTLNNLANLLAQSAGVTIIAMGLVFVLLLGEIDLSAGTASGVAAAVMALHLVKGGNLLSGMGDVVFYAFIIGGLIAVAVSVWQRIWPGAVLSAVAVLLLLLGVPPNPWLEMLLAVCVGTVIGCLTGVLISKIGIPSFVVTLALFLAWGGVVLKLIGDGGTLSISNDPVLFGVANNNLSTVGSWILFLIFAGGYALVVLYRHFGRVRRGLVAQPTTLVLIKVGAVVVLGAVATYLLTLNRSPNPDRVTIAGVPYVVPIILVLLVVGTFVLDRTKYGRHIYAVGGSAEAARRAGINVPKIRMSVFVIASTVSAVGAIVYSSKVGSVDPNAGGGNTLLFAVGAAVIGGTSLFGGKGRLSNAIIGGFVIAIVSNGLGLLGQPAAVVSIVTGVVLLLAASVDALSRRRAKATGH is encoded by the coding sequence ATGACTGACACACCTGCCGCCGCCCCGCCGTCGGACCCCAAGCCGAGTGAGAAGCCGGCGGCGAACAAGCAGGACGCCGCCATCGCCGACTTCGGCATCGACACCACCAGCCGCTCCACCGGCCAGGCGCTGCGCGACTACGTCGACCGCGTCCGCGGCGGCGAGCTCGGCTCGCTGCCGGCGCTGGCCGGCCTGATCGTGCTGCTGATCGTGTTCACCGCCGTGTCCAGCACGTTCCTCACCCTGAACAACCTCGCCAACCTGCTCGCGCAGAGCGCCGGCGTCACCATCATCGCGATGGGCCTGGTGTTCGTGCTGCTGCTCGGCGAGATCGACCTGTCCGCCGGCACCGCGTCCGGTGTGGCCGCCGCCGTGATGGCGCTGCACCTGGTCAAGGGCGGCAATCTGCTGTCCGGCATGGGCGACGTCGTCTTCTACGCGTTCATCATCGGCGGCCTGATCGCCGTCGCGGTCTCGGTGTGGCAGCGCATCTGGCCCGGCGCCGTGCTGTCCGCCGTCGCGGTGCTGCTGCTCCTGCTCGGCGTGCCGCCGAACCCGTGGCTGGAGATGCTGCTGGCGGTCTGCGTCGGCACGGTCATCGGCTGCCTCACCGGCGTGCTCATCTCCAAGATCGGCATCCCGTCCTTCGTCGTGACCCTGGCGCTGTTCCTGGCCTGGGGCGGCGTGGTGCTGAAGCTGATCGGTGACGGCGGCACGCTGTCCATCAGCAACGACCCGGTGCTGTTCGGCGTGGCCAACAACAACCTGAGCACCGTCGGCAGCTGGATCCTGTTCCTGATCTTCGCGGGCGGCTACGCGCTCGTGGTGCTCTACCGGCACTTCGGCCGGGTCCGCCGCGGCCTCGTGGCCCAGCCGACGACGCTCGTACTGATCAAGGTCGGAGCGGTCGTCGTGCTCGGCGCGGTGGCCACCTACCTGCTCACGCTCAACCGCTCGCCCAACCCGGACCGGGTCACCATCGCCGGCGTGCCCTACGTGGTGCCGATCATCCTGGTGCTGCTCGTGGTGGGCACGTTCGTGCTGGACCGGACCAAGTACGGCCGGCACATCTACGCCGTCGGCGGCAGCGCCGAGGCGGCCCGCCGCGCCGGCATCAACGTGCCCAAGATCCGGATGAGCGTGTTCGTGATCGCCTCCACGGTCTCCGCGGTCGGCGCCATCGTGTACTCGTCCAAGGTCGGCTCCGTCGACCCGAACGCCGGTGGCGGCAACACGCTGCTGTTCGCCGTCGGCGCCGCGGTTATCGGCGGCACGTCGCTGTTCGGCGGCAAGGGCCGGCTGTCCAACGCCATCATCGGTGGCTTCGTGATCGCGATCGTCAGCAACGGCCTTGGCCTGCTCGGCCAGCCCGCGGCCGTGGTCAGCATCGTCACCGGCGTGGTGCTGCTGCTGGCCGCCAGCGTCGACGCGCTGTCGCGGCGGCGGGCCAAGGCGACCGGTCACTAG
- a CDS encoding ROK family protein produces MSGPPTAGTRPDEVRRHNRTALLRRLHVGGPCTRAELAAELGLNRSTIKALVDGLADAGVVVEQVSAKRTGAGRPSLLVLPQPRSLWVLAVDVGVEQTTVAAVGFGGEVLGTRGWTLPRGTGSPDDLLAKIGTACRRLAERIGSEPVGVGVSVPGVVRRDGFVHEAPNLHWEGVPVGERLAAALHRPVLVGNDAELGALAEHTRGVATEAADMVFVSVDVGVGGGVISERAALRGSGGYVGELGHMVVRPGGRPCYCGCQGCWETEIGEDALCRALGLPEGSPREAVVGELRALAGEPQAALSRLREFTDWLGLGLINVVNLLGPQLVVLGDLLAALPDAVVDEAAETVRERSLVSRAVGGIRIVASPLGKEAKIIGAAELAFQQALAG; encoded by the coding sequence GTGAGCGGTCCGCCAACCGCGGGTACACGTCCCGACGAGGTCCGCAGGCACAACCGGACCGCCCTGCTGCGCAGGCTGCACGTCGGTGGCCCGTGCACCAGGGCGGAACTGGCCGCCGAGCTGGGGCTGAACCGCAGCACGATCAAGGCGCTGGTCGACGGCCTGGCCGACGCCGGGGTGGTGGTCGAGCAGGTCTCGGCCAAGCGCACCGGCGCCGGCCGGCCGTCGCTGCTGGTGCTGCCGCAGCCGCGGTCGCTGTGGGTGCTCGCCGTCGACGTCGGCGTCGAGCAGACCACCGTGGCGGCCGTCGGCTTCGGCGGCGAGGTGCTCGGCACCCGGGGCTGGACGCTGCCGCGCGGCACCGGGTCGCCGGACGACCTGCTGGCCAAGATCGGTACCGCCTGCCGGCGGCTGGCCGAGCGGATCGGCTCCGAGCCGGTCGGGGTCGGCGTGTCCGTGCCGGGTGTCGTGCGGCGGGACGGTTTTGTGCACGAGGCGCCCAACCTGCACTGGGAGGGCGTGCCGGTGGGGGAGCGCCTGGCCGCCGCGCTGCACCGGCCCGTGCTGGTCGGCAACGACGCCGAGCTGGGGGCGCTCGCCGAGCACACCCGCGGCGTCGCGACCGAGGCCGCCGACATGGTGTTCGTCTCGGTCGACGTCGGTGTCGGCGGCGGGGTCATCTCCGAGCGGGCCGCCTTACGCGGCAGCGGCGGCTACGTCGGCGAACTCGGGCACATGGTCGTGCGACCCGGCGGCCGGCCCTGCTACTGCGGGTGCCAGGGCTGCTGGGAGACCGAAATCGGCGAGGACGCCCTGTGCCGGGCGCTCGGCCTGCCCGAGGGCTCGCCGCGCGAGGCCGTCGTCGGCGAGCTCCGGGCGCTGGCCGGTGAGCCGCAGGCGGCGCTGAGCCGGCTGCGGGAGTTCACCGACTGGCTGGGACTCGGGCTGATCAACGTGGTCAACCTGCTCGGGCCGCAGCTGGTCGTGCTCGGCGACCTGCTGGCCGCGCTGCCCGACGCGGTCGTCGACGAGGCCGCCGAGACCGTGCGGGAGCGCAGCCTGGTCAGCCGGGCCGTCGGCGGCATCCGGATCGTGGCGTCCCCGCTGGGCAAGGAAGCCAAGATCATCGGCGCCGCCGAGCTGGCCTTCCAGCAGGCCCTGGCCGGCTGA
- a CDS encoding DUF7455 domain-containing protein produces MTTLLTRPELTAVDRCDRCGAAAQVRAILPSGGELLFCGHHAREHSAKLRELSAEIQQG; encoded by the coding sequence ATGACGACCTTGCTCACCCGCCCCGAGCTGACCGCTGTCGACCGCTGCGACCGGTGCGGCGCGGCCGCTCAGGTACGCGCCATTCTCCCGTCCGGAGGCGAGCTCCTCTTCTGCGGCCACCACGCCCGTGAGCACAGCGCCAAGCTGCGTGAGCTCTCGGCGGAGATCCAGCAGGGCTGA